A genomic segment from Micromonospora echinaurantiaca encodes:
- a CDS encoding cellulose binding domain-containing protein yields MSGTGRAPNKSYGTTAVASSPWIVVSIGVAVMVVLLVVALGAYRGRSPDFDAQPGPPPPTVALPELPLPPTASASPTSSARATRTPAERTVSPSTRPAPSRSSRAPSPTGGGGDAPLAVPPSSPLSGRYRVVNSFHGGFIGEVLIRNSSSTGRDWTARLVFPGGRLDSAWLEGGPQGTVSRTDDGFSYRSGQDLAGGASVALRFYVEDADSRPASCTVDGVACTGL; encoded by the coding sequence ATGTCCGGCACCGGCCGAGCACCGAACAAGTCGTACGGCACGACCGCCGTCGCGTCCTCGCCCTGGATCGTGGTGTCGATCGGCGTGGCCGTGATGGTGGTGCTGCTGGTCGTCGCGCTCGGGGCGTACCGGGGGCGCAGTCCCGACTTCGACGCGCAGCCCGGCCCGCCGCCGCCCACGGTCGCCCTGCCCGAGCTGCCCCTGCCGCCGACCGCCTCCGCCTCGCCGACGTCGTCCGCGCGGGCGACGCGTACGCCGGCGGAGCGCACCGTGAGCCCGTCCACCCGGCCCGCACCGAGTCGGAGCAGCCGCGCTCCCTCGCCCACCGGCGGTGGGGGCGACGCCCCGCTGGCCGTGCCGCCGTCGTCGCCGCTGAGCGGCCGCTACCGGGTGGTGAACTCGTTCCACGGCGGGTTCATCGGCGAGGTGCTGATCCGCAACTCCTCGTCGACCGGACGGGACTGGACGGCCCGGCTGGTCTTCCCAGGCGGGCGGTTGGACAGCGCCTGGCTGGAGGGCGGGCCACAGGGGACGGTGAGCCGCACCGACGACGGCTTCAGCTACCGCAGTGGCCAGGACCTGGCCGGCGGAGCCTCGGTGGCACTGCGGTTCTACGTCGAGGACGCGGACAGTCGGCCGGCGAGCTGCACCGTCGACGGCGTCGCCTGCACCGGCCTCTGA